The DNA region CAACCGTCAGATCGGCATCCATCCGCGCGCGCTGCTGGATCACGACAGTCTCGAGCCGGCGCTGCGCGCCGAGATCGCCGACCGGATCGCGGCGTACCCGACGCCGCGCGACTACTTCGTGCAGCGCGTCGCGGAGGGAGTATCGATGATCGCCGCGGCCTTCGCGCCGGAGCCCGTGATCGTGCGCCTGTCGGATTTCAAGTCCAACGAGTACGCGAACCTGATCGGCGGTGAGCTGTACGAGCCGCACGAGGAGAACCCGATGCTGGGCTACCGCGGCGCGTCCCGGTACATCTCCTCGGACTTCCGCGAGTGCTTCGACATGGAGTGCGAGGCGCTGAAGTTCGTCCGCGACGAGATGGGTCTGACCAACGTCGAGATCATGGTCCCGTTCGTCCGCACCGTCGGAGAGGCGCACGCGGTCATCGAGCTGCTCGCCGAGAACGGGCTGCGCCGGGGCGAGAACGGGCTTCGCGTGATCATGATGTGCGAGCTGCCCTCCAACGCGCTGCTGGCCGATGAGTTCCTGGAGTACTTCGACGGGTTCTCGATCGGCTCCAACGACATGACCCAGCTCACGCTGGGCCTGGACCGCGACTCCGGCCTGGTCGCCGCCACCTTCGACGAACGCGACCCGGCCGTCCTGAAGATGCTGGCGATGGCGATCGACGCGTGCCGTCGCGCCGGCAAGTACGTCGGCATCTGCGGGCAGGGGCCCTCCGACCACCCCGATCTGGCCGAGTGGCTCGTGGGCCAGGGCATCGAATCCATGTCGCTGAATCCCGACACCGTCGTGGAGACCTGGCTGCGCCTCGCGAAGCAGCAGGCGGCGCTCGTGCGATAGAATGGCGGTCTGCTCGGCCCCCCTGGGCCGAGGCGGTCGAGCCTCCTCGTGAGACTCGATCCGGGGCTAGAAACCTCCGGCATCCGTCAAACGATTCGGAGGTTTCTCCATGTCTACGCCCATGCCCTCCCGCCGCAAATGGTGGGTTCTCGCCGTGGTCTCTCTGACCCAGCTCGTCGTCGTCCTGGACGGCACGATCGTGAACATCGCCCTGCCCCAGGCGCAGGCGAGCCTCGGCCTCACGGACAGCCAGCGTCAGTGGGTCGTGACCGCCTATGCGCTCGCATTCGGCGCGCTGCTGCTGCTCGGCGGGCGAGTCGCCGACTACTGGGGACGCAAGCGCACGTTCATCGTGGGAATGGTCGGCTTCGCCCTCGCCTCCGTCTACGGAGGCATCGCGCTGACCGGCCCCGACCTGATCATCGCGCGGGGCCTGCAGGGCGCGTTCGCCGCTCTGCTCGCCCCGGCCGCGCTGGCCCTGCTGACCGTGACCTTCCCCACCGGCAGGGACCGCAACGTCGCCTTCGCGGTTTTCGGAACGGTCGCCGGTGCCGGCGCCTCGGTCGGCCTCGTCCTCGGTGGCGTGCTGACGGAGTTCCTGGACTGGAGATGGTGCCTGCTGGTGAACGTCGTCTTCGTCGTGGTCGGCCTCGTAGGTGCCTTCGCCGTTCTCACCGAGAGCAGGGCCGAAGGCGAGAACCGTTACGACGTCCTCGGCGCGGTCACCGTGACCCTCGGGCTCGGATCGCTCGTCTACGGCTTCAGCCTGGCCGAGACCGGGTGGGGCAGCCCGCTCACGATCACCTTCTTGGCCGCCGGGGTCGCGCTGCTCGTGCTGTTCGTGTGGATCGAGACCCGCACCGCCCAGCCGCTGCTTCCCCTTCGGATCGTCACAGACCGCGTGCGCGGTGGTGCGTTCCTGATCCAGGCGATCGCCGGCAGTGTGATGATCGGGTCCACCCTGTACCTGACCTTCCACCTGCAGATCGTGCTGCAGATGTCTGCGCTGCAAGCCGGTCTGGCGAGCCTGCCCCTGCCGCTTGCCACCATGGTGGTGGCGCCGCTGGTGGTGCGATTGCTGCCGCGCATCGGCGCTCGTCCTCTGCTGACGACCGGCCCCCTCATCGTGGCCGCGAGCCTGTGGTATCTCAGCTTCATCACTGCAAGCGGCGCGTACGTCGTCCAGGTGCTCCCCGCGCTCATCGTGATGGGCGCGGGAATGGCACTGGTGTTCGTGCCGCTGCAGAACGTGGCGTTGAGCGGCGTGGCCCCGGATGACGCCGGCGCGGCCTCGGCGGTGACGAACTCGGCGATGCAGATCGGCGGCTCGATCGGCCTGTCCATCTTCACAGCCGTCTACGTCGCTGCCCTCGGCAGTCAACCCGTCACCCAGCCGGCTGCCCTTGCCGACGCGTACTCGGCGACGTTCATCGCCGCGGCCATCGGGATGCTGGTGGCCGCGGTCATCGCGGTGACGATGATCCGTGCCGCCAAGGCCGAGATACCCTCCTCGCCCGAGGAGGCGCCGCAGCTCGCGCACGCGGGTTGAAACAGACCGGGCGCCCGTCTCGGCGCCCGGTGTGTCCGCCGCGGAGGCGCCCGTCGCGCCCATCCGGATCGGCTGGCAGACTGGCGTGAATTCGATCCGGGAGGTCGCGATGCGACTTGTTCAGGTGGCCGTCCACGCCGAAGATCTCGACCGGGCCGCGGACTTCTACACCGTGCTGCTGGACGCGCCGCCGCTCGCCCGCTTCGATCCGGGGCTGGTCTTCTTCGATCTGGACGGCGTCCGGCTGCTGCTGGACCGGAATGCCCCGGCATCCCTCCTGTATCTGCGGGTCGACAACGTGCACGAGACGCTCGACAAGCTCGACAGCCTCGCGGACGTGGTCGCGCCGCCCCGGGTGATCTTCTCGCACCAGGACGATTCGCTCGGGCCGGCCGGCCACGACGAATGGCAGGCGTTCATCACGGATTCCGAAGGCAACACCGTGGGTCTCGTCGCCTTCCAGGTGCCCTGAAGCCCGCACGATTCCCGGCGTCGACGTCCTCCGCCTGCCGCCCGGGACCGCTGGGCATGCGTCCACTCCATCCGCTCCGAGTCTTGGCGCTCGTCGAGGAGGAGTGCTAATCTGAACGCAGTTGAGCCGACACGACTCAACTCCCTCGCAACCCTCGCGCCGGACAGTCATCCGGGCCGAACGACAAAGGAGACGAATCATGGCCGCATACGACCCGTTCCGTGAACTCGACCGCTTCGCGTCGACGCTCTTCGACGCCCGCCGGGGTCCCCGTCGCATGCCGATGGACCTGTACCGCGATGGGGACCACTACGTGCTCACTGCCGACCTGCCCGGCATCGACCCGGGCTCGGTCGACATCGACGTGGACGGTCAGCTGCTGACGATCCGGGCCGAGCGGACCCTCTCCGCCGGCGAGGGGGTCAAATGGATCACGCGTGAGCGCGACGGGGCGAGCTTCGTGCGCCAGCTGAACCTCGGGCAGGGAGTGGACACCGAGCACATCTCCGCCACCTACAACAACGGCGTGCTGACCGTGACGATCCCGGTCAGCGAGAAGGCCAAGCCGCGCAAGATCGAGGTCTCCAGCGAGGACTCAGGTCCGGTCCTGCAGGCGCAGGAGAGCTCCGAGGGACCGCAGCCGGTCGAGCAGTAAGCCCTCAGCCGGCTCCGACGAACGCCCCGGACCGGACCGCCCGGGGCGTTCGGCGCCCGGCGCGCGGATCAGGTTAGCCTGGACCGTGTGAGCGCCTACGTCTCCGCGTTCGAGCTGTTCTCCATCGGCATCGGACCCTCGAGCTCCCACACGGTCGGTCCGTTGCGCGCTGCCGGCGACTTCGTCGTCCGACTGCGCGGCGCCGGCGTGCTCGACTCCGTGGCACAGGTGACGTGCACGCTGTACGGGTCGCTCGGTGCAACCGGAATCGGACACGGTACGCCGGACGCGGTGATGGCCGGACTGCACGGACACTCACCGGAAAGCGTCGACCCGGATGCCGTGCGGGGCCTGTGGACCGGGTGGCCGACCGGGCGGACGCTGGCGCTGGACGGCACGCACCCCGTGCCCTTCCACAAGGCCGACATCGCCTTCGCCCCCCGGACCCGACTGCCCGGCCACCCCAACGCGCTGACGCTGGAGGCGTGGGCGACCGCACGGCCGCACGCGGCCGACGAGGCCGGGCAGCTGGCGGCATCCGGCATCCGCACCACCGGCAGTGCGCCGGCACCGGCAGTGCGGCGGACCGGCGATGAGGATCTCCTGCTCCGCGAGACGTATTACTCGATCGGCGGGGGCTTCATTCGGCGCGACGGCGAACCACCGCAGCTGTCCTCGTCGGCTTTCCCGTTCGCCTTCGACAGCGCCGACGCCCTCCTCCAGCTGTGCGACGAGCATGGCATCACCATCGCCGAGGCGGCGCGCATGAACGAAGAGGCGCTGCGCGGCGACGACGAGATCGCCGCCGGACTGGACGCGATCTGGGACGCGATGTCGCAGTGCGTGGAAGCCGGTCTTCGCCACGATGGCGTGCTCCCGGGCATCCTGAAGGTCAAGCGCCGCGCACCGGCCATCCGCGTGCAGCTGGAGGCGGCCGAGCAGGACGGACGCCGGGAGCTGCCGGGGGAGTGGCTCGGAGCTTTCGCCCTCGCGGTGAACGAGGAGAACGCGGCCGGCGGTCGCGTCGTCACGGCCCCCACCAACGGCGCAGCCGGAATCCTGCCGGCCGTCGCGATGTACTGGTGGCGCTTCCTGGCCGACTCCGGCCTCGGGGCCGGCAATGCGGTCACGCCCTACGGCGAGCTGGTCGGCAGCGCCCTGATGGGCTTCGCCGGCCGGCAGCAGCTCGGTCCGATCGTGCCGGACGCCGTGGACGAGGCGCTGATCGCCGAAGCGAACAGCCGGCGCGGCATCCGTCGATTCCTTCTCACCGCGACCGCGCTGGGTTCGCTGTTCAAGGCGAACGCGTCGATCTCGGGCGCCGAAGGGGGTTGCCAGGCCGAGGTGGGCTCGGCGTGCGCGATGGCGGCGGGGGGCCTGACCGCCGTCATGGGCGGCACCAATCGCCAGATCGAGAACGCCGCCGAGATCGCGATGGAGCATCATCTCGGTCTCACCTGCGACCCGGTCGGCGGGCTGGTGCAGATTCCCTGCATCGAGCGGAACGCGATCGCGGCGTCGACCGCGGTGACGGCGGCGCGTCTCGCGCTGCGCGGCGACGGAAGCCATTACGTCTCGCTCGACACCGTCGTCGAGACGATGCGCCAGACGGGCATCGATATGTCGCACAAGTACAAGGAGACCAGCGAGGGCGGGCTCGCCGTCAACGTCATCGAATGCTGACGGGCGCGGAGACGCGAGCTGCGGCATCCGCCCGGTCGTATTCCGCGCTGGTGATACGCCGTTCCGACGTAGCGCCGTGACTGCATGACCTCGCCAGAAGGCTCGCGGAGGGCTGGTAGTTTCGAGGGAAACTTCAGATTCGGAGCCCCCTGCGTGACATCTCGCCGTGTACCCGCCCTGTTCGTCTCCCTGCTCACCGCGATCGCACTTCTCGCGACGGGGTGTGCCTCAGCCGCCACGACTGCGGCACCGCCGACCGGGTCCGTTCCTGGCGTGAGCGTGCCCGACACGTTCACCGCACTCACCCTGACCGCGATCGGCAACCCGCCCCTTCCGTTCCGCGGAACCGACGGCAAATACCACGTCGCGTACGACCTGCACCTGATGAACGCCACGCAGGTGCCGGCGACCCTCGACACCATCGAGGTCGTCGACGCAGCGGACCCGGCGAAGATCGTGGCCAGCTTCTCCGGCACAGCACTCATCGACCCCACCTGCGCTTTCGGCGACTGCAACCGATTGCGGGATCTTCCGGCCGGCTACATCGACAGCGCGACCGTCCCGCCCCAGGAGAGCCGCGTCGTCTTCATCGACTTCGCCTTCGACTCGCTGGACCGCGCACCCGCGGCACTGCTTCACCGCATCGTCGGAACGGGCGCGCTCTCGCCCGCGTTCGGCGCGCCCGGACCGATCGACTACCTGACCACGCCGGTGGCCTTCTCGAGCCAGGCCGTGCCGGTCATCGCACCGCCCGTGCGCGGAGAGAACTGGATCGCGCTGAACGGATGCTGCGAGCCCGGCTTCCCGCACCGCAGCTCCCTCATGTCCGTCAACGGAAAGCTGAACAACAGCCAGCGCTTCGCGATCGACTGGAAGCGCACCGACGACAAGGGGCAGTTCTACTCGGGGGACAAGACCAGCAACGAGAGCTACGTCGACTACGGCACCGACATCCTCGCGGTCGCCGACGGCACGGTGGTCTCGATCCTGGACGGCATGCCGGCCAACGCACCGGGCGTCCTGCCCGCGCACGACCCGGAACTGGCCGCGAAGCTGACCGTCGAGAACGTCGACGGAAACCACGTCGTACTCGACCTCGGCGACGGGGTGTACGCGATGTATGCCCACATGATCTCCGGATCCCTCACGGTCAAGGTCGGAGACACGGTCGTCGAGGGCCAAGTGCTCGGGCACCTCGGGAACACCGGCAACGCCAACGCGTCCCACCTGCACTTCCAGCTGATGGACGGACCGAGCCTGCTGGAAGCGGACTCGCTGCCGTACGAACTGAAGAGCTTCGACTATGACGGGCAGGTGTCGCCGCAGTCGATCGCCGATGCGGACGACTACCTCAGCGGCACGTTCCTGGCGGGCAAGCTGCCGAAGCCCGATGCGCGAACCACGCAGCTCCCGCTGAACCTCGCGATCATCGACTTCCGGTAGCCCGGACCGACGGAGGACCATGAAAGCGCGCATCGCCGCCCTCGGCGTCACCCTGCTGCTGTGCTGTGCGGCGTGCTCGTCGCCGAGCCCGGACATCGCGCCGACCGTCACCGAGTTCCCGATCGCCTACCCGGACCGCGATCCGGCGCAGCCTGCCATGCCCAGCGCACCCGCCGCGGGAGGGCACGAACACGGCGGCGACGGCTCGACTCACGAGATCGCCTACGATCCCGACACCGGAGAGGTCCTGGTGACCGGCCAGAACGAGGGCACCGTCACGCGCGTCCGCGACGACGGCAGCATGAGCTTCACCGAGCTGCCGGCGGGGTCAGGGCCGCACGGCATCGTGTTCGATACCGCGGGCCGGCTGTTCGTCGGGCTGGAGTTCGCCGGCGCGGTCGTGCAGCTGGGCGCGGACGGCGGAATCGCGCGCACCTTCGACCTGGTGGGCAGCTGCGCGACCTGCGTCGTCAGCAACCCTGGCCCACACGGGCTGGCGGTGGCGCCCGACGGCGAGACGCTCTGGTTCACGGGCAAAGAGGGCGGCAACGTCGGCCGGGTCGACCCGGATGGCACGGTCACGGCGTTCCCGCTGCAGGACGCCGACAGCAAGCCGATCTACATCGTCGCCGGGCCCGACGGGGCGATGTGGTTCACGGAGCTGATCGCCAACCGGATCGGCCGCATCGACGCCGACGGCACCCTCGCCGAGTACGACATCCCGACTCCGAACTCCCGCCCCATCGCGCTCGCGGTCGATCCCGCCGGTGACGCGCTCTGGTTCACGCAGGAGGCGACCAACCGCCTCGGCCGCGTGAGTCTGGACGGCACGATCGTGGAGGTGGCGCTGCCGGCCTCGCAGGAGAACCTACTGCTGGCCGCCCTGTCGTTCGACGAGAACGGGGATGTCTGGGTCCAGCAATACGTCGACGGGAACAATCCCGAGCCGGCCGGCCCGGACAAGCTGCTGCGCGTACGGGGGGAGGCGCTTCGCGAGGCCGCAGGCTCCGCCACCCCGCTGCACGTCGACTCGGTGACCGCGTTCGATGTGCCCAGCACCGGTACGATCATGCACCGCATCCGTCCCGGCGCGCAGGGCGTGCTCTGGTTCACCGAGCTCGCCACCAACGTCATCGGCAAGCTCGTCGTCCCCGCGACCCGGTGACGCCGGCGCGCGGTCATCCTCCCGCGCTCGAAGACGCGCGACGGGCCTCGACGAGCGGCCATCACGGTGCGGCGGGTTGCGCGATGCGTCGACGTGCGGAATCTAGGATCAACGGATGATTCCCCGCGAACTGACCGCGCCGGTCTCGCTGACGCGGGCCGGGCGCCTGGAACCGGACGCCGTCGGCTGGGCCAGGCAGCCGATCATCGACACGACCGGGCTCGGCCGCGGACGGGGACGCAACAAGCGGTGGGAGTACTGGAACGTCACCACCCCCACGCACATCCTCGCGCTGACCGTATCCGCGATCGACTATGCGGCCCTGCATGAGGTGTGGATCTTCGACCGCCGGACCGAGACGGTGTGGAGCGAGGCGGTCACCGTCATCCCCGCGCGCGGCGTCCGGTTGCCGGGCTCGCTCGAGGACGGGCCTGCGCGCGCTCGGGCGAAGGGACTGGAGATCGACATCGATCCGGTCATGAGCGCCGGCGCCGTGCCATCGCAGACCGGGACGCGCCTGCGGGCGAATATCCGGGATGCCTCATTCGACGTGATCGCCGAGCTTCCGGTCGGCCATGAACGGCTCGCTGTCGTGGTGCCGTGGAGCGATGCGCGGTTCCAGTACACGGTGAAGGACATCGCCCGGCCCGCATCCGGGAGTGTCACGATCGCGGGCGTCACGCACGTGGTCCCCGCCGGGGAATCCTGGGCGGTGCTCGATCACGGAAGGGGGCGCTGGCCGTACGACATCCGCTGGAACTGGGGCGCCGGCTCGGGCCGCAGCGACGGACGGGTGATCGGCATCCAGGTCGGCGGCGGGTGGACGGATGGCACCGGCATCACCGAGAACGCGATGCTCGTCGACGGGCGCCTGCACAAGATCCACGACGACCTGCACTGGGAATACGACCTCGCGCAGTGGCGACGACCGTGGCGCATCCACGGCGGAGGGCTGACGGCGTCCTTCGCACCGTTCTACGACAAGGTGACCCGCACGAACCTCGGCGTCGTGGCGTCGCGGACGGATCAGTGCTTCGGGCATTGGAGCGGCTCGTTCGCGACCGCGGCGGGTGAGGTCATCCCCTTCAACGGGATCCTCGGGTGGGCCGAGGAAGTCCACAACCGCTGGTGAGGGGTGCCGCCGGCGTGGCCGCGGGTCCCGCTTCGGTACCGGGGATTCCCTCCGTGACGGCGGACGATATGGTGGAGCGGCTCGCACCCACCGTGCGGCTCCACCGGGCTGATCGAGCGAACCGCAAGAGCGGCGGAGAGGACAATGACATGTCGTTCCAGGCATACCTCGACACCATCGAGGACAAGACCGGTCTCACCCCTCGTCAGTTCATCGAACTGGCGTCGGAGAAGGGGTTCGGGCCAGGCACCAAGGCGGGCGAGATCGTCAGCTGGCTCGCGGATGACTATGGTCTCGGACGCGGTCACGCGATGGCGCTCGTCCACGTGATCACCAAGGGTCCCGCGATCAGCGCCAAGCATGTGGACTCAGGCGGCACGCACAGCGACGCCTCCGACACCCTGTGGCTGGATGGCAAAGCGTCTCGTCCCGCCGGCTGAGGTTCGGACGGGCCGATGCGGACGGGCGCGCTGGATTCGGATGCCGGCGGGCACAGCATCCGAATCCATGACCGATCTCCGATTTCGCTGTGATGAGTGAACTGCGTTCGTCGAGGGGGGCGACGCCTGCTGCCGGCGCGGTCGCGGTGCGCGGCCTGACGGT from Microbacterium sp. zg-B185 includes:
- a CDS encoding MFS transporter, with product MSTPMPSRRKWWVLAVVSLTQLVVVLDGTIVNIALPQAQASLGLTDSQRQWVVTAYALAFGALLLLGGRVADYWGRKRTFIVGMVGFALASVYGGIALTGPDLIIARGLQGAFAALLAPAALALLTVTFPTGRDRNVAFAVFGTVAGAGASVGLVLGGVLTEFLDWRWCLLVNVVFVVVGLVGAFAVLTESRAEGENRYDVLGAVTVTLGLGSLVYGFSLAETGWGSPLTITFLAAGVALLVLFVWIETRTAQPLLPLRIVTDRVRGGAFLIQAIAGSVMIGSTLYLTFHLQIVLQMSALQAGLASLPLPLATMVVAPLVVRLLPRIGARPLLTTGPLIVAASLWYLSFITASGAYVVQVLPALIVMGAGMALVFVPLQNVALSGVAPDDAGAASAVTNSAMQIGGSIGLSIFTAVYVAALGSQPVTQPAALADAYSATFIAAAIGMLVAAVIAVTMIRAAKAEIPSSPEEAPQLAHAG
- a CDS encoding methylmalonyl-CoA epimerase, whose product is MRLVQVAVHAEDLDRAADFYTVLLDAPPLARFDPGLVFFDLDGVRLLLDRNAPASLLYLRVDNVHETLDKLDSLADVVAPPRVIFSHQDDSLGPAGHDEWQAFITDSEGNTVGLVAFQVP
- a CDS encoding Hsp20/alpha crystallin family protein produces the protein MAAYDPFRELDRFASTLFDARRGPRRMPMDLYRDGDHYVLTADLPGIDPGSVDIDVDGQLLTIRAERTLSAGEGVKWITRERDGASFVRQLNLGQGVDTEHISATYNNGVLTVTIPVSEKAKPRKIEVSSEDSGPVLQAQESSEGPQPVEQ
- a CDS encoding L-serine ammonia-lyase, iron-sulfur-dependent, subunit alpha; the encoded protein is MSAYVSAFELFSIGIGPSSSHTVGPLRAAGDFVVRLRGAGVLDSVAQVTCTLYGSLGATGIGHGTPDAVMAGLHGHSPESVDPDAVRGLWTGWPTGRTLALDGTHPVPFHKADIAFAPRTRLPGHPNALTLEAWATARPHAADEAGQLAASGIRTTGSAPAPAVRRTGDEDLLLRETYYSIGGGFIRRDGEPPQLSSSAFPFAFDSADALLQLCDEHGITIAEAARMNEEALRGDDEIAAGLDAIWDAMSQCVEAGLRHDGVLPGILKVKRRAPAIRVQLEAAEQDGRRELPGEWLGAFALAVNEENAAGGRVVTAPTNGAAGILPAVAMYWWRFLADSGLGAGNAVTPYGELVGSALMGFAGRQQLGPIVPDAVDEALIAEANSRRGIRRFLLTATALGSLFKANASISGAEGGCQAEVGSACAMAAGGLTAVMGGTNRQIENAAEIAMEHHLGLTCDPVGGLVQIPCIERNAIAASTAVTAARLALRGDGSHYVSLDTVVETMRQTGIDMSHKYKETSEGGLAVNVIEC
- a CDS encoding M23 family metallopeptidase produces the protein MSVPDTFTALTLTAIGNPPLPFRGTDGKYHVAYDLHLMNATQVPATLDTIEVVDAADPAKIVASFSGTALIDPTCAFGDCNRLRDLPAGYIDSATVPPQESRVVFIDFAFDSLDRAPAALLHRIVGTGALSPAFGAPGPIDYLTTPVAFSSQAVPVIAPPVRGENWIALNGCCEPGFPHRSSLMSVNGKLNNSQRFAIDWKRTDDKGQFYSGDKTSNESYVDYGTDILAVADGTVVSILDGMPANAPGVLPAHDPELAAKLTVENVDGNHVVLDLGDGVYAMYAHMISGSLTVKVGDTVVEGQVLGHLGNTGNANASHLHFQLMDGPSLLEADSLPYELKSFDYDGQVSPQSIADADDYLSGTFLAGKLPKPDARTTQLPLNLAIIDFR
- a CDS encoding DUF2804 domain-containing protein, with product MIPRELTAPVSLTRAGRLEPDAVGWARQPIIDTTGLGRGRGRNKRWEYWNVTTPTHILALTVSAIDYAALHEVWIFDRRTETVWSEAVTVIPARGVRLPGSLEDGPARARAKGLEIDIDPVMSAGAVPSQTGTRLRANIRDASFDVIAELPVGHERLAVVVPWSDARFQYTVKDIARPASGSVTIAGVTHVVPAGESWAVLDHGRGRWPYDIRWNWGAGSGRSDGRVIGIQVGGGWTDGTGITENAMLVDGRLHKIHDDLHWEYDLAQWRRPWRIHGGGLTASFAPFYDKVTRTNLGVVASRTDQCFGHWSGSFATAAGEVIPFNGILGWAEEVHNRW
- a CDS encoding DUF4287 domain-containing protein: MSFQAYLDTIEDKTGLTPRQFIELASEKGFGPGTKAGEIVSWLADDYGLGRGHAMALVHVITKGPAISAKHVDSGGTHSDASDTLWLDGKASRPAG